Proteins encoded within one genomic window of Brassica rapa cultivar Chiifu-401-42 chromosome A09, CAAS_Brap_v3.01, whole genome shotgun sequence:
- the LOC103842607 gene encoding receptor-like serine/threonine-protein kinase ALE2 isoform X3: MRNFAMHLLLFLLLHSPVCFALAPKPNIIPTPRHNKGGHYHHHRLVTSASPSSSHDCQQACVEPLTSSPLGSPCGCVFPMKVQLLLSVAPFSIFPVTSELEIEVAAGTYLEQSQVKIMGASADTENQGKTVVDINLVPLGEKFDSTTATLIYQRFRHKKVPLNESVFGDYEVTHISYPGIPSSSPNDDIVDGAPTESTRGLPLTANFANRSQGIDFRTIAIIVLSGFVLALVLAGAIFIVMQWNKVGMPSTAVGPALASSMKKTPGAGFMFSSSVRSSGSDSLMSCMAMCALSVKTFTLSELEKATDKFSAKRVLGEGGFGRVYQGSMEDGAEVAVKLLTRDNQNRDREFIAEVEMLSRLHHRNLVKLIGICIEGRTRCLIYELVHNGSVESHLHEGTLDWDARLKIALGAARGLAYLHEDSNPRVIHRDFKASNVLLEDDFTPKVSDFGLAREATEGSQHISTRVMGTFGYVAPEYAMTGHLLVKSDVYSYGVVLLELLTGRRPVDMSQPSGEENLVTWARPLLANREGLEQLVDPTLAGTYDFDDMAKVAAIASMCVHLEVSHRPFMGEVVQALKLIYNDADETCGGDYCSKKESSVPDSADFKGDLAPSDSSWWNLTPRLRYGQASTFITMDYSSGPHEEMENRPHSASSIPREGGLFLENRSGPLRPVRSRRNYFRSRGSMSEHGGPSSSRHLWSGNGDWF; encoded by the exons ATGCGGAACTTTGCGATGCATCTGCTGCTGTTTCTCCTTCTTCATTCTCCCGTATGCTTTG ctTTGGCCCCCAAACCAAACATCATTCCCACACCAAGACACAACAAGGGCGGTCACTACCACCACCATCGTCTTGTGACTTCAGCTTCACCTTCCTCCTCACATG ATTGTCAACAGGCATGCGTGGAGCCTCTTACTTCATCTCCCTTAGGTTCACCTTGTGGTTGTGTTTTCCCCATGAAAGTTCAGCTTCTGCTAAGCGTCGCGCCTTTTTCTATTTTCCCCGTGACCAGCGAGTTAGAAATTGAGGTTGCTGCTGGAACATACTTGGAACAAAGCCAAGTCAAAATAATGGGTGCCAGTGCCGACACTGAAAACCAAGGGAAAACAGTGGTGGACATTAACCTTGTTCCACTTGGGGAAAAATTCGACAGTACTACGGCTACCCTTATTTATCAAAGGTTCCGCCACAAGAAAGTGCCTCTAAATGAGTCTGTTTTTGGTGATTATGAGGTTACACACATAAGTTATCCAG GaattccttcttcttcaccaaaTGATGACATTGTGGACGGTGCTCCAACTGAAAGTACTAGAGGGCTTCCACTCACTGCAAACTTTGCCAACAGAAGCCAGGGAATAGATTTTAGAACGATTGCAATCATTGTCCTGTCAGGTTTCGTGCTCGCCCTGGTTTTAGCTGGCGCTATATTTATAGTCATGCAATGGAACAAGGTTGGGATGCCATCTACTGCTGTTGGCCCTGCATTGGCTTCATCGATGAAGAAAACGCCTG GTGCCGGGTTTATGTTTTCCAGTAGCGTCAGAAGCTCGGGATCTGATTCTTTGATGTCGTGCATGGCTATGTGTGCTTTATCCGTAAAGACCTTTACACTTTCCGAGCTCGAGAAGGCAACTGATAAATTCAGTGCCAAGCGGGTTTTGGGTGAGGGAGGATTTGGTCGTGTTTATCAGGGCAGCATGGAAGATGGAGCCGAGGTTGCAGTTAAGCTGCTAACTAGGGACAATCAGAATCGAGACCGTGAGTTTATCGCAGAAGTCGAGATGCTAAGCCGTTTGCACCACCGCAATCTTGTAAAACTGATTGGAATATGCATTGAAGGCCGTACTCGTTGCTTGATTTACGAGCTCGTCCACAATGGGAGTGTCGAGTCCCACTTGCACG AAGGAACGCTTGACTGGGATGCGCGGTTGAAGATTGCACTTGGAGCAGCGAGAGGACTGGCCTATCTCCATGAAGATTCAAATCCCCGAGTAATCCACCGGGATTTCAAGGCCAGCAATGTTCTACTAGAAGATGACTTTACCCCGAAGGTCTCAGACTTTGGACTGGCGAGAGAAGCTACCGAAGGAAGCCAACATATTTCAACTCGTGTCATGGGGACCTTTGG GTACGTGGCCCCTGAGTATGCAATGACTGGGCATCTCCTTGTGAAAAGCGATGTCTATAGTTACGGTGTGGTTCTACTCGAGCTTCTCACCGGTAGAAGACCGGTTGACATGTCACAGCCTTCGGGAGAAGAAAATTTAGTGACGTGGGCGAGACCTTTACTAGCCAACAGAGAGGGGCTGGAGCAGCTTGTGGACCCCACATTGGCTGGAACCTACGACTTTGATGACATGGCGAAAGTGGCTGCGATTGCCTCCATGTGCGTCCACCTAGAGGTCTCGCACAGACCGTTCATGGGTGAAGTGGTGCAGGCACTGAAACTTATATACAACGATGCAGATGAGACCTGCGGTGGGGACTATTGCAGCAAGAAGGAGTCATCAGTGCCGGACTCTGCAGACTTCAAAGGAGATCTAGCTCCCTCGGATAGCAGCTGGTGGAATTTGACACCTCGGTTAAGGTATGGTCAAGCGTCTACGTTCATAACAATGGATTATAGCTCAGGGCCGCATGAGGAGATGGAGAACCGGCCTCACTCAGCCTCTAGCATTCCTAGAGAAGGAGGACTGTTTCTAGAAAACAGGTCGGGTCCTTTACGGCCAGTTAGAAGTAGAAGAAACTATTTTAGATCGAGAGGAAGCATGAGCGAACACGGGGGACCATCATCATCTAGACatctctggtccgggaacggcGACTGGTTCTGA
- the LOC103842607 gene encoding receptor-like serine/threonine-protein kinase ALE2 isoform X1, with product MRNFAMHLLLFLLLHSPVCFARLFPFPFSRSKSHQMRFFHPHLYPSLAPAPSPALAPKPNIIPTPRHNKGGHYHHHRLVTSASPSSSHDCQQACVEPLTSSPLGSPCGCVFPMKVQLLLSVAPFSIFPVTSELEIEVAAGTYLEQSQVKIMGASADTENQGKTVVDINLVPLGEKFDSTTATLIYQRFRHKKVPLNESVFGDYEVTHISYPGIPSSSPNDDIVDGAPTESTRGLPLTANFANRSQGIDFRTIAIIVLSGFVLALVLAGAIFIVMQWNKVGMPSTAVGPALASSMKKTPGAGFMFSSSVRSSGSDSLMSCMAMCALSVKTFTLSELEKATDKFSAKRVLGEGGFGRVYQGSMEDGAEVAVKLLTRDNQNRDREFIAEVEMLSRLHHRNLVKLIGICIEGRTRCLIYELVHNGSVESHLHEGTLDWDARLKIALGAARGLAYLHEDSNPRVIHRDFKASNVLLEDDFTPKVSDFGLAREATEGSQHISTRVMGTFGYVAPEYAMTGHLLVKSDVYSYGVVLLELLTGRRPVDMSQPSGEENLVTWARPLLANREGLEQLVDPTLAGTYDFDDMAKVAAIASMCVHLEVSHRPFMGEVVQALKLIYNDADETCGGDYCSKKESSVPDSADFKGDLAPSDSSWWNLTPRLRYGQASTFITMDYSSGPHEEMENRPHSASSIPREGGLFLENRSGPLRPVRSRRNYFRSRGSMSEHGGPSSSRHLWSGNGDWF from the exons ATGCGGAACTTTGCGATGCATCTGCTGCTGTTTCTCCTTCTTCATTCTCCCGTATGCTTTG CTAGGCTCTTTCCCTTTCCATTTAGCCGATCAAAATCGCATCAAATGCGTTTTTTTCATCCTCATCTCTATCCATCTCTTGCTCCTGCACCTTCACCAG ctTTGGCCCCCAAACCAAACATCATTCCCACACCAAGACACAACAAGGGCGGTCACTACCACCACCATCGTCTTGTGACTTCAGCTTCACCTTCCTCCTCACATG ATTGTCAACAGGCATGCGTGGAGCCTCTTACTTCATCTCCCTTAGGTTCACCTTGTGGTTGTGTTTTCCCCATGAAAGTTCAGCTTCTGCTAAGCGTCGCGCCTTTTTCTATTTTCCCCGTGACCAGCGAGTTAGAAATTGAGGTTGCTGCTGGAACATACTTGGAACAAAGCCAAGTCAAAATAATGGGTGCCAGTGCCGACACTGAAAACCAAGGGAAAACAGTGGTGGACATTAACCTTGTTCCACTTGGGGAAAAATTCGACAGTACTACGGCTACCCTTATTTATCAAAGGTTCCGCCACAAGAAAGTGCCTCTAAATGAGTCTGTTTTTGGTGATTATGAGGTTACACACATAAGTTATCCAG GaattccttcttcttcaccaaaTGATGACATTGTGGACGGTGCTCCAACTGAAAGTACTAGAGGGCTTCCACTCACTGCAAACTTTGCCAACAGAAGCCAGGGAATAGATTTTAGAACGATTGCAATCATTGTCCTGTCAGGTTTCGTGCTCGCCCTGGTTTTAGCTGGCGCTATATTTATAGTCATGCAATGGAACAAGGTTGGGATGCCATCTACTGCTGTTGGCCCTGCATTGGCTTCATCGATGAAGAAAACGCCTG GTGCCGGGTTTATGTTTTCCAGTAGCGTCAGAAGCTCGGGATCTGATTCTTTGATGTCGTGCATGGCTATGTGTGCTTTATCCGTAAAGACCTTTACACTTTCCGAGCTCGAGAAGGCAACTGATAAATTCAGTGCCAAGCGGGTTTTGGGTGAGGGAGGATTTGGTCGTGTTTATCAGGGCAGCATGGAAGATGGAGCCGAGGTTGCAGTTAAGCTGCTAACTAGGGACAATCAGAATCGAGACCGTGAGTTTATCGCAGAAGTCGAGATGCTAAGCCGTTTGCACCACCGCAATCTTGTAAAACTGATTGGAATATGCATTGAAGGCCGTACTCGTTGCTTGATTTACGAGCTCGTCCACAATGGGAGTGTCGAGTCCCACTTGCACG AAGGAACGCTTGACTGGGATGCGCGGTTGAAGATTGCACTTGGAGCAGCGAGAGGACTGGCCTATCTCCATGAAGATTCAAATCCCCGAGTAATCCACCGGGATTTCAAGGCCAGCAATGTTCTACTAGAAGATGACTTTACCCCGAAGGTCTCAGACTTTGGACTGGCGAGAGAAGCTACCGAAGGAAGCCAACATATTTCAACTCGTGTCATGGGGACCTTTGG GTACGTGGCCCCTGAGTATGCAATGACTGGGCATCTCCTTGTGAAAAGCGATGTCTATAGTTACGGTGTGGTTCTACTCGAGCTTCTCACCGGTAGAAGACCGGTTGACATGTCACAGCCTTCGGGAGAAGAAAATTTAGTGACGTGGGCGAGACCTTTACTAGCCAACAGAGAGGGGCTGGAGCAGCTTGTGGACCCCACATTGGCTGGAACCTACGACTTTGATGACATGGCGAAAGTGGCTGCGATTGCCTCCATGTGCGTCCACCTAGAGGTCTCGCACAGACCGTTCATGGGTGAAGTGGTGCAGGCACTGAAACTTATATACAACGATGCAGATGAGACCTGCGGTGGGGACTATTGCAGCAAGAAGGAGTCATCAGTGCCGGACTCTGCAGACTTCAAAGGAGATCTAGCTCCCTCGGATAGCAGCTGGTGGAATTTGACACCTCGGTTAAGGTATGGTCAAGCGTCTACGTTCATAACAATGGATTATAGCTCAGGGCCGCATGAGGAGATGGAGAACCGGCCTCACTCAGCCTCTAGCATTCCTAGAGAAGGAGGACTGTTTCTAGAAAACAGGTCGGGTCCTTTACGGCCAGTTAGAAGTAGAAGAAACTATTTTAGATCGAGAGGAAGCATGAGCGAACACGGGGGACCATCATCATCTAGACatctctggtccgggaacggcGACTGGTTCTGA
- the LOC103842607 gene encoding receptor-like serine/threonine-protein kinase ALE2 isoform X2, protein MLWLFPFPFSRSKSHQMRFFHPHLYPSLAPAPSPALAPKPNIIPTPRHNKGGHYHHHRLVTSASPSSSHDCQQACVEPLTSSPLGSPCGCVFPMKVQLLLSVAPFSIFPVTSELEIEVAAGTYLEQSQVKIMGASADTENQGKTVVDINLVPLGEKFDSTTATLIYQRFRHKKVPLNESVFGDYEVTHISYPGIPSSSPNDDIVDGAPTESTRGLPLTANFANRSQGIDFRTIAIIVLSGFVLALVLAGAIFIVMQWNKVGMPSTAVGPALASSMKKTPGAGFMFSSSVRSSGSDSLMSCMAMCALSVKTFTLSELEKATDKFSAKRVLGEGGFGRVYQGSMEDGAEVAVKLLTRDNQNRDREFIAEVEMLSRLHHRNLVKLIGICIEGRTRCLIYELVHNGSVESHLHEGTLDWDARLKIALGAARGLAYLHEDSNPRVIHRDFKASNVLLEDDFTPKVSDFGLAREATEGSQHISTRVMGTFGYVAPEYAMTGHLLVKSDVYSYGVVLLELLTGRRPVDMSQPSGEENLVTWARPLLANREGLEQLVDPTLAGTYDFDDMAKVAAIASMCVHLEVSHRPFMGEVVQALKLIYNDADETCGGDYCSKKESSVPDSADFKGDLAPSDSSWWNLTPRLRYGQASTFITMDYSSGPHEEMENRPHSASSIPREGGLFLENRSGPLRPVRSRRNYFRSRGSMSEHGGPSSSRHLWSGNGDWF, encoded by the exons ATGCTTTG GCTCTTTCCCTTTCCATTTAGCCGATCAAAATCGCATCAAATGCGTTTTTTTCATCCTCATCTCTATCCATCTCTTGCTCCTGCACCTTCACCAG ctTTGGCCCCCAAACCAAACATCATTCCCACACCAAGACACAACAAGGGCGGTCACTACCACCACCATCGTCTTGTGACTTCAGCTTCACCTTCCTCCTCACATG ATTGTCAACAGGCATGCGTGGAGCCTCTTACTTCATCTCCCTTAGGTTCACCTTGTGGTTGTGTTTTCCCCATGAAAGTTCAGCTTCTGCTAAGCGTCGCGCCTTTTTCTATTTTCCCCGTGACCAGCGAGTTAGAAATTGAGGTTGCTGCTGGAACATACTTGGAACAAAGCCAAGTCAAAATAATGGGTGCCAGTGCCGACACTGAAAACCAAGGGAAAACAGTGGTGGACATTAACCTTGTTCCACTTGGGGAAAAATTCGACAGTACTACGGCTACCCTTATTTATCAAAGGTTCCGCCACAAGAAAGTGCCTCTAAATGAGTCTGTTTTTGGTGATTATGAGGTTACACACATAAGTTATCCAG GaattccttcttcttcaccaaaTGATGACATTGTGGACGGTGCTCCAACTGAAAGTACTAGAGGGCTTCCACTCACTGCAAACTTTGCCAACAGAAGCCAGGGAATAGATTTTAGAACGATTGCAATCATTGTCCTGTCAGGTTTCGTGCTCGCCCTGGTTTTAGCTGGCGCTATATTTATAGTCATGCAATGGAACAAGGTTGGGATGCCATCTACTGCTGTTGGCCCTGCATTGGCTTCATCGATGAAGAAAACGCCTG GTGCCGGGTTTATGTTTTCCAGTAGCGTCAGAAGCTCGGGATCTGATTCTTTGATGTCGTGCATGGCTATGTGTGCTTTATCCGTAAAGACCTTTACACTTTCCGAGCTCGAGAAGGCAACTGATAAATTCAGTGCCAAGCGGGTTTTGGGTGAGGGAGGATTTGGTCGTGTTTATCAGGGCAGCATGGAAGATGGAGCCGAGGTTGCAGTTAAGCTGCTAACTAGGGACAATCAGAATCGAGACCGTGAGTTTATCGCAGAAGTCGAGATGCTAAGCCGTTTGCACCACCGCAATCTTGTAAAACTGATTGGAATATGCATTGAAGGCCGTACTCGTTGCTTGATTTACGAGCTCGTCCACAATGGGAGTGTCGAGTCCCACTTGCACG AAGGAACGCTTGACTGGGATGCGCGGTTGAAGATTGCACTTGGAGCAGCGAGAGGACTGGCCTATCTCCATGAAGATTCAAATCCCCGAGTAATCCACCGGGATTTCAAGGCCAGCAATGTTCTACTAGAAGATGACTTTACCCCGAAGGTCTCAGACTTTGGACTGGCGAGAGAAGCTACCGAAGGAAGCCAACATATTTCAACTCGTGTCATGGGGACCTTTGG GTACGTGGCCCCTGAGTATGCAATGACTGGGCATCTCCTTGTGAAAAGCGATGTCTATAGTTACGGTGTGGTTCTACTCGAGCTTCTCACCGGTAGAAGACCGGTTGACATGTCACAGCCTTCGGGAGAAGAAAATTTAGTGACGTGGGCGAGACCTTTACTAGCCAACAGAGAGGGGCTGGAGCAGCTTGTGGACCCCACATTGGCTGGAACCTACGACTTTGATGACATGGCGAAAGTGGCTGCGATTGCCTCCATGTGCGTCCACCTAGAGGTCTCGCACAGACCGTTCATGGGTGAAGTGGTGCAGGCACTGAAACTTATATACAACGATGCAGATGAGACCTGCGGTGGGGACTATTGCAGCAAGAAGGAGTCATCAGTGCCGGACTCTGCAGACTTCAAAGGAGATCTAGCTCCCTCGGATAGCAGCTGGTGGAATTTGACACCTCGGTTAAGGTATGGTCAAGCGTCTACGTTCATAACAATGGATTATAGCTCAGGGCCGCATGAGGAGATGGAGAACCGGCCTCACTCAGCCTCTAGCATTCCTAGAGAAGGAGGACTGTTTCTAGAAAACAGGTCGGGTCCTTTACGGCCAGTTAGAAGTAGAAGAAACTATTTTAGATCGAGAGGAAGCATGAGCGAACACGGGGGACCATCATCATCTAGACatctctggtccgggaacggcGACTGGTTCTGA
- the LOC103842608 gene encoding zinc finger CCCH domain-containing protein 21, whose protein sequence is MPPKQQPKADLAKKQKQVEDKTFGLKNKNKSKNVQKYVQSLKQSVQPKPDASKLAAKKKKEEEKAREQELNELFKVAISQPKVPVGVDPKSILCEFFKAGQCQKGFKCKFSHDLNIQRKGEKIDIYSDKRDEDGDMEEWDQETLEKVVESKKNEYNQNKPTDIVCKYFLDAVEKKQYGWFWACPNGGKECHYRHALPPGYILKSQMKALLEEESQKMPVEEEIENERAKLKTATQMTPALFMEWKRKKIAERDAGLAASQAERAKNDRMSGRELFLSNASLFVDDAEAFEEYQREKEEEEIEQKEKNKETEAGTSKSSGDAEQKEVEDEEEDDDDDLDMDELDELEASLSKTSIQIREPNNEGSSSS, encoded by the exons ATGCCTCCAAAGCAACAACCAAAGGCCGATTTGGCTAAAAAGCAGAAGCAAGTTGAAGACAAAACATTTGGTCTGAAAAACAAGAACAAGAGCAAGAATGTTCAAAAGTATGTCCAGAGTCTCAAGCAATCTGTTCAGCCTAAACCTGACGCATCTAAACTTGCAGCCAAG aaaaagaaagaggaaGAGAAGGCGAGAGAACAGGAGTTGAATGAGTTGTTCAAGGTTGCCATTAGTCAGCCTAAAGTTCCTGTTG gTGTGGATCCAAAATCCATCTTGTGTGAGTTTTTCAAGGCGGGGCAGTGTCAAAAGGGATTCAAGTGCAAATTCTCTCATGATTTGAACATTCAGAGGAAGGGTGAGAAGATCGATATCTACAGCGACAAGCGTGATGAAG ATGGAGACATGGAGGAGTGGGATCAAGAGACCCTTGAGAAGGTTGTGGAATCGAAGAAAAATGAATATAACCAGAACAAGCCAACTGACATT gTTTGCAAGTATTTTCTGGACGCGGTGGAGAAGAAACAGTACGGGTGGTTCTGGGCTTGCCCCAACGGTGGCAAAGAGTGTCATTACAGACACGCTCTTCCTCCTGGCTATATCCTTAAATCTCAAATGAAGGCCCTCTTGGAAGAGGAGTCACAGAAGATGCCTGTTGAAGAAGAAATCGAAAACGAG CGTGCGAAACTGAAAACGGCAACGCAAATGACACCTGCGCTATTTATGGagtggaagaggaagaagatagcTGAGAGAGATGCAGGTTTGGCTGCTTCTCAGGCGGAGAGAGCTAAGAACGACCGTATGAG TGGTCGGGAGCTGTTTCTGTCCAATGCAAGCTTGTTTGTGGATGATGCTGAGGCTTTTGAAGAATACCAGAGGGaaaaggaagaggaagagattGAACAGAAg gaaaagaacaaagaaacaGAGGCAGGGACAAGCAAGAGTAGTGGTGATGCTGAACAGAAAGAAGTTGAAGAcgaggaggaggatgatgatgatgatttggaCATGGATGAGCTTGATGAATTGGAAGCAAGCTTGTCGAAAACATCGATCCAGATTCGTGAGCCAAACAATGaaggatcatcatcatcttga